One genomic region from Arthrobacter sp. YN encodes:
- a CDS encoding glycosyltransferase family 9 protein, producing MDVPASPGIGPVLAKFSDVTRIAVLRGGGLGDLMYLYPALHAVKNAYPNATITLLGTPIHAALVAATEGPVDAVEMLPVARGVHDGPRNGERFEDDAEDLAAQEAFFDSMRSREFDVAFQMHGGGRFSNPFLHRLGARHTVGTRTKDAEPLERNLDYVYYQNEPDRWLEVAGLAGAPSIISPPLRPSPEHQQNMAGIRDPQGTSLVVVHPGATDPRRRWPASYFAEAAAGLAREGAQVLIVGDHAEKALAQEVAELAVRRLPEGDRNAVRSIAGELDVGDLAALLSEATVMLASDSGPRHLAQALGTPTVGIFWVGNVLNAGPRGRGLHRVRMSWATQCPRCGADVTQVGWTAPHCGHDDTLITGIAVADVIQDVLDLTATSLLLRGK from the coding sequence ATGGATGTTCCTGCGAGCCCCGGCATCGGTCCCGTGCTGGCAAAGTTCAGCGACGTCACGCGGATTGCGGTCCTCAGGGGCGGTGGATTGGGCGACCTGATGTACCTCTACCCGGCGCTCCACGCGGTGAAGAACGCGTACCCCAACGCCACCATCACGCTTCTGGGCACGCCGATCCATGCGGCACTGGTGGCCGCGACGGAAGGTCCTGTTGACGCCGTCGAGATGCTGCCCGTGGCACGCGGCGTCCATGACGGTCCCCGCAACGGCGAGCGCTTTGAGGACGATGCTGAGGACCTCGCTGCGCAGGAGGCGTTCTTCGACTCGATGCGGTCCAGGGAATTCGATGTTGCGTTTCAAATGCACGGCGGCGGACGGTTTTCCAACCCGTTCCTGCATCGTCTTGGTGCGCGGCATACCGTGGGTACGCGCACCAAGGACGCGGAGCCGTTGGAGCGGAACCTTGATTACGTCTACTACCAGAATGAACCGGACCGCTGGCTGGAGGTGGCGGGTCTCGCCGGAGCTCCAAGCATCATCTCCCCTCCCTTGCGCCCCAGTCCTGAGCATCAGCAGAACATGGCGGGAATACGGGACCCGCAGGGGACCTCGCTGGTAGTGGTCCACCCGGGTGCCACCGATCCCCGGAGGCGATGGCCGGCGTCGTATTTTGCTGAAGCCGCGGCGGGGTTGGCGCGGGAAGGGGCCCAGGTGCTGATCGTGGGCGACCACGCCGAGAAGGCGTTGGCGCAGGAAGTAGCTGAATTGGCAGTTCGCCGACTGCCTGAGGGTGACCGGAACGCCGTGCGCTCCATAGCCGGCGAGCTGGACGTTGGGGACCTGGCGGCTCTCCTGTCGGAGGCAACAGTGATGCTCGCCAGCGACAGCGGTCCCCGGCACCTGGCCCAAGCGCTGGGGACGCCCACAGTGGGAATCTTCTGGGTGGGAAACGTGCTCAATGCGGGGCCGCGCGGCAGGGGCCTCCACCGCGTCCGGATGTCGTGGGCTACGCAGTGTCCGCGCTGCGGAGCTGACGTCACCCAGGTGGGATGGACGGCACCGCACTGCGGCCACGACGACACCCTCATCACGGGCATCGCCGTGGCCGACGTTATTCAGGACGTGCTGGACCTTACGGCCACGAGCCTTCTTCTGCGGGGCAAATAA